CaaaatgggattttttttgttttaatgcattttaaatcTAAAAGCTTTACAATAATTCAtcacatatacatataaagaGAAGTAAGTGAGCAGGTTGATGGTGAAAGGAGATGAGGGGCAGAAGACTGAAGGGACAATAGATGACAGATGATGTCAACAATTTGGAATTTTTCAACACCTAAATCTATGATCAAGTTCATTTCAGGCTGGAAGTCCGCCTCCAGTCTCTTCTCGCTGTTCCCATGTCGACATAAAACCTGCAAACTGTTTCAGTGTGCGATCACAAAGTTCAGAACCGACTGGTGTCTCTCATGGTGTCTTCATGCCGCATGCTCTAAAGAAACGAAAGTCTGTGCAGTTCACACGTGTTAGTGACTCTAAGATAAGCAACACGTCGATGACTTTGGCTGCTCTAGTATGGACTCCCTGCGGAGATCGTTGGGGATGGTGCCTTCAGGGCCCCAAACGTTGAGCTCTCCGTAAATTCCCATCTCGATCATCTCCTCTTGCCAAGGAATGGAGATGTTGCCCGTGGCGAACTCGTCAAAAAAGTTCTTATCAGGATCCTCCAATGTCACCCCCTTCACCGAGGAGAATGCCCCGACGTCATCCAGACTTTTAGCATACACCACTTTGGGGTCAGGGACAAAAGGAGGAGGTAGAATTCCTGAAATAAAGTGACAAATGTTAATTAAGCACCACATTAAATGGTTAGTGGCTTCAAACGTTTTCCTAAATCAAAAAGATCTTGAGCAAATATCGAAAGGTTACCTGCGTTCAGTTTCCTCCAGTTAATGCCGCTGAAAAATGGATGTGCTCTGATTTCGTCACAGCATCCATTCTTAAAACCCATCCTCTGATCCACCTCCTTGGCCAGCAGCCCATCACACAACGACTTTGCATGCTCACTGAAGCTGTCAGTGTAGGTCACCACCCGATTTAGCATACGCTCTTTCATCTCCTCACGTTCCACCTGAGAAGAAGATCAACAGCTTCTAAACCTCTTCTTTCCTCTGTCTGCTTTCTTTGCACAGAAAGTACCACCTGTAGTTTAGACTCTCACCTTCTCTCCTCTGTTTCTGAATGGATTCTTAGCAGCCATGAATTCATATAAAGTCACTCCAAGAGTGAAGTAGTCAACGGAGGAGTCGTACTTTTCTCCCTTTAGCATCTCTGGTGCCATGTAACctgcaaaaaattaaaaataaaaacaatgacaaGATGAGCtacaattaaaaatgaaacctGTGAGATTACCCTTAAACGTGAACCTGCATACAGATTTCTCAGTGGGTGCAGATGAGACCCACCTGGAGTCCCAGCATAGCCTTTTGTCATGGTTTTGCCTTCTTTTAGTTCCACAGCAAGACCCAAGTCAGATATACGTACATTCcctgttgtgatttaaaaatatatatattattagcTCATAATCATGTTATTCTCCAAAAACTTTCACAGCTGTTTGATTATAATGTATTACCGTCATTATCAAGCAGCACATTTTCTGGTTTGAGATCTCGGTAGATGATTCTTTTCTGGTGGAGGTGTTCCAAGCCCTGGATGATCTGGGCAATGTAAAAACAGGCTCGAGGCTCATCAAACCCTGGGTTGTTTTCATCCACCAGGTAAATATGGTACCTACAGGGAACAGATAAGCCAAGGCTAATTATTAAAGGCCTTCAATATGCACACATTTGCAGTATTTTATATCTTAAGCATGTCCATATGCTGCTGGTTCTACGTGTGCAGACTGTAAGCATTCAAATTTGATTTTCTAGGATTAAAGGATGTTtgctttaaagagaaaaaatctATTATCTTGCTTTCTAAGTAATCTGATCTAAAAAGGCAAATACTTTAAATTTTAGCTCAAATTGTGCATAATCTGACTCTGCACTTCTTGAACTCAGTCTGCAGATGAATACTGACACATCTGGGTGACTGTCATTTCCAGCACACTACAGCTGACTTCAACATCTCTGTAACAACCTTTGCTTCACTGGCAAAGGAGATACTTAAAGTTAGTGCATACAGATTATAGAAGTTTAGGCTGCAACTAAAGCAACAACATGCTAATAAGGGTTAAGGAGTGTGTGCTACAGCCAGATGTTCATGCTTCAAAACAAAGTTACTTGAGATCTCCTCCATTCATGATGGTCATGACCAGACAAAGCTCCTCCTTTGTCTGAAAGGCGTACGCCAGCGACACAATGAAGCGACTGTGAACCTTCTCTAGAATACATTTCTCCACCATCGCCCCCTACAGGAAAAAAATAGGAAAGACAACTTTGAAAAATGCTCGCATGCGAAACTAAACAGATGTTTCGTTGCTCAGGTTGTGTGTGCCATTTGGAGGAGAGGTTCAGGTATACACTTCAGagaatgacctcggacaagtcAAGGGCAAAATGCAACAGCGCCAAGGAGTTCCCTTCAGAAGAGCTTTTCCATAAAGCTCCCAGTAATCACTCTATCCCTGTCTCAGTGTTTAATACTGCAGGCTAA
This is a stretch of genomic DNA from Pelmatolapia mariae isolate MD_Pm_ZW linkage group LG16_19, Pm_UMD_F_2, whole genome shotgun sequence. It encodes these proteins:
- the LOC134645636 gene encoding rhodopsin kinase GRK1-like; protein product: MDIGGLTTVVANSAYINARGSIDGSNPAAARDKKYHSRLKLPHITVCEGLKDTLDLSFDSVCVEQPIGKRLFREFLDANKEYHGACRLWKDIEDYDLAEDSERAKKASKLVQRYMDPSAKHFCPFLSEDIITKVKESLEAVGDDLFSAALAKTLDYLREAPYTFFLESMYLKRFLQWKWLEMQPMDEDWFLDFRVLGKGGFGEVSACQMKATGKLYACKKLNKKRLKKRKGYEGAMVEKCILEKVHSRFIVSLAYAFQTKEELCLVMTIMNGGDLKYHIYLVDENNPGFDEPRACFYIAQIIQGLEHLHQKRIIYRDLKPENVLLDNDGNVRISDLGLAVELKEGKTMTKGYAGTPGYMAPEMLKGEKYDSSVDYFTLGVTLYEFMAAKNPFRNRGEKVEREEMKERMLNRVVTYTDSFSEHAKSLCDGLLAKEVDQRMGFKNGCCDEIRAHPFFSGINWRKLNAGILPPPFVPDPKVVYAKSLDDVGAFSSVKGVTLEDPDKNFFDEFATGNISIPWQEEMIEMGIYGELNVWGPEGTIPNDLRRESILEQPKSSTCCLS